CACAACAACTGGCACGATTGATTTAAATGGTGCGGTTACGCTGACGGGCGATAGTACTCTGAATACGAGTGCGGGTGATATCCGTTTTCTCAATCCAATTAATGGTAGTAATGGAACGGAAAGCCTAAACCTAAGCGCGGAAACGGGTGCGATTCAATTACCCGAAACAATAGGGAGTACAACCCCAATTGGCAATCTAACAATTCTCAGTAATAATCTGGATATCCCGACAACAGCCCGGATTAATCTCACGGACAATTTTAAACTCAATGGTGCTAATCCGCTGAATTTCGCGGGTGAGGTGACAACAGCGAATGGTACGATTGAATTTAATGCTCCAACCATCCTAACTGGCGATACATTCCTGAGAACAAATGGCGGTGATATCCGGTTTAATAATAGGCTCAACGGTAACGGTAGTTTGGCTAATCTCAGTTTGAGGGCGGCGGGAATGGGGAATATATTGTTTACAGATAGCGTTGGTGACATTAACCCACTGGGTAATCTAACTATTTTTAATGCCAATAACCTCACGGCGAATAGTTCAATTAGGGCGGCTAGCCTGAAGCATACTACAGGAAATGACACAATTAATCTGCAAGATGTGCAAACGTCTGGGGGGGCGGTTGAACTGACAACTCGTAATACTCTAAAGACGGGTAATATTACGACGGCTGGCGGTGATATTCGTCTCACTAGCCATCAGGATACAGTGAATAGTGGTAACCTCAATTCTTCGGCGGCGACGGGTGGTGATATTGTGGTCGAGGCTGAGGTAAGTATTGATGCTGGAGAAATCAATTCCAGTGGCAATATCGGTGATGGCGGTAATGTTACGCTTGATCCCCAGGACTATATTCAGGTAAGTTCAATTAACGCCCAGGGGGGAAGTAATGGCAGAGGCGGCAATGTTGAGATAGAGAGCGATCGCGTATTTCGGGCAACGGGTAGTTTTTCCCACAATGGTAGGGAAACCAGCATTTCTACGGCAGGTGGAAATGGTGGCGGCGATATCACGATTCGTCATGGGGGAGGCGGAATTATCCCCTTTGATGTGGGAGATGCCACAATTAACGGCACAGCTGCTGTCATTAGCAGTGGTGAGTTTACCATCGCCCCTTTCCAATCCTTTCCTTTTACCCACACTGAAGGTAATATTCAGATTATTAGCGTTGATGATACCCGTGATATCCCAGTTAACCCGGTTGATTTAACCACCGCCGATTCAAATCAAAGTCAATCCCCGATTGAAAAGGACGAATCTGGGGTGATGGAGATTGATAACTTATTCAGTCGCGATTATGAGGAATATTTTGGCAGGGCGAAACGGGCGGGGATTACCTTAGAACAAGCGCGAGAAATCTTACGCGATAATGAAGCGGCGACAGGGGTGAAGTCGGCGGTGATTTATGTGGTATTTGCCCCGCAAACGATTACTTCTGTACCTGAAAGTACAGAGGTTGCACCCAATAATACCAGTTTATTACGATCGCTAACCCCCCAACCGAGCGATCGCCTGGAATTAATTCTCATCTCTGCCGATGGACAACCGATTCGGCGATCGGTTAATGTAACCAGAGCGGAAGTCCTGGAAATGGCAGATCAATTTCGCCGCACGGTAACCAATGTAATCGATGACCAGAACTATCTGCCACCCGCTTACCAGATGCATCAATGGTTAATTAAACCCATCGCCGCCGATTTAGCCGCGCAAGACATCAAGCATTTGGCATTCGTTATGGATACGGGGTTGCGTTCCATACCCATTGCCGCCTTGTATGATGGGGATCAGTTTATCATTGAGAACTATAGTGTCGGCTTAATGCCTAGCCTCAGTCTCACCGATACTCGTTATCAAGATGTCAGAGATGATTCGGTGTTGGCAATGGGGGCTTCAAAATTTCGGGATAAGGCATCTTTACCTGGTGTTCCCATTGAGTTACAGGTGATTGCTGATCAAGTGTGGCAAGGTGAATCCTTTCTGAATGAAGAGTTTACCTTAAATAATCTCAAGCAAGCCCGCCGAAAAGTGGCGTATGGTATTGTGCATTTAGCCACCCATGCTGAATTTCAACCGGGAAAACCTGCCAACTCTTACATTCAGTTGTGGGACAATAATAAACTCAACCTGGATCAGATGTGGCAGTTAGATTGGCATAAACCGACGGTGGAACTGTTGGTTTTAAGTGCTTGTCGCACGGCGTTAGGAGATGAGGAAGCCGAGTTAGGATTTACGGGGTTAGCGGTACAAGCTGGAGTCAAGTCAGCCCTAGGCAGTCTCTGGTATGTTAGCGATGAGGGGACACTGGGACTAATGACCACATTTTATGAGAACCTTAAACAAAGTTCTACTAAAGCTGAAGCCTTGCGAAAGGCACAACTGGCAATGCTTAGAGGTGAAGTGCAACGAGAAGGCGATCGCTTAATTACCACTAAGAGTAGTATTCCCTTACCCCCTGATTTTCCGGCGTCGATTAACCAAAACTACAGCCATCCTTATTTTTGGAGTTCCTTTACCCTAATTGGTAATCCTTGGTAATCAGGGAACAGGGAACAGTAAGGGTTTGAGGGCGATTGGCAAAACTTAATACACTGCCGTTTTCTTTTGTCTGACTACTTATCACTCTGGGTTTTTCTTTAATTCCTTTAACGTCTGATACATTTGGGGTAACCGATGATAAATCGCGGATACTTTCAAAAATAATTTATGGGGAACAGCGGGAATACCCGAGACAATCGCCCCAGCTTCGACATTATTATGAATCCCCGATTTTGCCGAGGCGATCGCGCCGTCTCCAATCTTAGCTTGATTGGCAATCCCGACTTGCCCAGCGAGGATTACTCGATTCCCCACATTCACACCCCCAGCCAAGCCAACTTGCGCCGCGATCGCACAAGCACCTCCCACTTGACACCCATGACCAATTTGGACTAAGTTATCGATTTTAGTATTACCACCAATCCGAGTTGCTCCCACCGCCGGACGGTCAATCGTCGTATTACAGCCGATTTCCACCCCATCTTCTAAAACCGTATATCCCGATTGTTCCATCTTGAACCACCCCTCTTTAGTGGGGACAAAACCAAACCCTTCCGCCCCAATTACCGCACCGCTATGGATCACACAATCCGCCCCAATTTGGCTACGTTCATGAATGGTACAGTTAGCGTGTAAAATTGTGCGATCGCCAATTTGCACATCGGGATAAATCACCACATTCGGATGAATACAAACCCCATTACCAATCCTCACCCTCGCCTGAATTACTACATGCGCCCCAATATAAACCCCCTCCCCTACCTGCGCCTCTGGGTGAATCACAGCGCTAGCATGAATTTCCGGTGCAGGTTTCCAGGGTTGATAGAAAAGCGCGATCGCGCGGGCAAATAATAGTCGGGGTTCCGATGCGCCAATCCAAGCAATACCGCGTTCTGTGGCTTGTCGTTGTAACCCGTGATCCGGGGGTAAAATTAACACCCTCGCCTCAGTGGTTTTCAGCCTAGCGGCAAACTTAGCCCCCTCAATATAGCTGATCGTACTGCGGGTGGCTTGGTCAATGGGGGCGATTCCCTGAACCTCTGGATCACACTCTGGATGAGCTAATAGACTCGTGCGATCGGTGTCGATATTAAGGTTTTGTACCAGTTCACTAAATTTCATCTTCGTCAGGGTTCATAGTTGATCGTTCATGGTTCATTGTGAAGCCATGGACGTTTTTCGCAAAGGATTCAACTAATTTCTAATCGGTCTATTATAGTTAACCGTTACCCTGCCATTGGTTTGATTGACAGTGACGCTGGTTTCTACGGTGTACATTGTCGCACCAGGAGGGCGTCCTTTAAAGGTAAATGTTATGGTATTATCGTCGTTCTCTGTATAAGGTGCATCTTGTACCGGACCATGCATCGCCGCTTCAGCCCGATATTGCCTCAATCCACCATTAATCTGTTCAGCCGCTTGTCGGGCTAGATTTTTCGCTCGATTCAGGTCAATGTAATATCCGGGATCTATTTCTGGAGATGATGCAGGCGATCGCGGCGATGTCTGGGCTATGCCATTGACGGCATTCCCAGCAAATGTTATCAAAGTTAGGGCAGAAACTATTAGGATTTTATACATACTTCTATCCTCACAAGTTTGAAGACATAGATTACCTATTATAGCGTTTTTTCTAAACATTAGTGCTTGCAAACCTTGAGGGGCGCTCGCCTTGCAATCTTTGTTGTTCAGTTATCGGTGGGGAGGGCGGGTTTTGTTGTTCAGTTATCGGTAAATATCTAATTTAGTTCCTAAACCCGCCCCTACAATTGTGCCTAA
The DNA window shown above is from Coleofasciculus chthonoplastes PCC 7420 and carries:
- the lpxD gene encoding UDP-3-O-(3-hydroxymyristoyl)glucosamine N-acyltransferase; its protein translation is MKFSELVQNLNIDTDRTSLLAHPECDPEVQGIAPIDQATRSTISYIEGAKFAARLKTTEARVLILPPDHGLQRQATERGIAWIGASEPRLLFARAIALFYQPWKPAPEIHASAVIHPEAQVGEGVYIGAHVVIQARVRIGNGVCIHPNVVIYPDVQIGDRTILHANCTIHERSQIGADCVIHSGAVIGAEGFGFVPTKEGWFKMEQSGYTVLEDGVEIGCNTTIDRPAVGATRIGGNTKIDNLVQIGHGCQVGGACAIAAQVGLAGGVNVGNRVILAGQVGIANQAKIGDGAIASAKSGIHNNVEAGAIVSGIPAVPHKLFLKVSAIYHRLPQMYQTLKELKKNPE